The Xenopus tropicalis strain Nigerian chromosome 2, UCB_Xtro_10.0, whole genome shotgun sequence genome window below encodes:
- the LOC116408595 gene encoding uncharacterized protein LOC116408595: MEPAASKRAASRTSGDSVPVEEPVSKRDKHHGKEDKELRMCKACDNSAIKGRRLCQICLEEYATRDLSKNLSATPALSHASYPERPSTSAVAPVDQSIIRDWVREAVSESLKNLPGSKEPSAQSKIVLSSGDEGECSFSDEEDDDEDESQCFETKLVPSLIKAVRRTLSLEVPQPESSISSFFSKKKKPFFPVHPEIKDIMNQEWAKGPKKTPVEAKIAQLYPFSLEDLELWENLPTVDAPVARLSKKTVLPIDDISALKHPMDRRMETELKKLFMTAGAACKPSVSIVSVF, from the exons ATGGAGCCAGCTGCCTCTAAACGCGCCGCTTCTAGGACTTCAGG TGATTCTGTCCCTGTGGAGGAGCCTGTGTCTAAAAGGGATAAGCATCATGGCAAAGAGGATAAGGAGTTAAGGATGTGTAAAGCGTGTGATAATTCTGCTATCAAGGGTAGAAGATTATGCCAGATATGTTTGGAGGAGTATGCTACCAGAGACCTTAGCAAGAATTTATCTGCTACTCCTGCTCTCTCTCATGCTAGTTATCCTGAGAGACCCTCCACTTCTGCTGTCGCTCCAGTGGATCAATCCATTATCAGAGACTGGGTTAGAGAAGCAGTATCTGAAAGCCTAAAAAACCTTCCGGGTAGTAAAGAGCCATCTGCGCAGTCTAAAATTGTATTATCTTCTGGGGATGAAGGTGAATGTTCCTTTTCTGATGAGgaggatgatgatgaagatgagtcTCAGTGTTTTGAAACTAAACTTGTTCCTTCTTTAATTAAAGCGGTGAGAAGAACCCTTAGTCTGGAGGTCCCTCAGCCTGAATCTTCCATATCCTCCTTTTTTTCTAAGAAGAAAAAGCCATTTTTTCCTGTGCATCCTGAAATTAAAGACATTATGAATCAAGAATGGGCTAAAGGTCCTAAAAAGACCCCTGTGGAGGCTAAAATTGCTCAGTTgtatcctttttctctggaagATCTAGAATTATGGGAGAATCTTCCCACTGTTGATGCCCCGGTGGCACGCTTATCAAAGAAGACGGTGCTTCCAATTGACGATATTTCAGCCTTAAAACACCCGATGGACAGACGTATggaaactgaactgaaaaagttattCATGACGGCTGGGGCAGCTTGTAAGCCTTCTGTGTCCATAGTTTCAGTTTTCTAA
- the LOC116408809 gene encoding uncharacterized protein LOC116408809 gives MGKVENETVSKFFPLSLESLSSGLVSDDSPVLEGEETSLMVAESQQPSQRVSPGRARMGGSLHRCLGSGLGSACRRDGDSGSVEVGLVSSPIQRLGVESDSGSLGSPQTSPIRDFGENKIGQYVSSVLHKKARGNRQQQQIDEGSQSYHELGSEQFVGDNSSSYSGGQELSGGCLKQNLVPERRMGAQNKHLPMDNLSVGPSPYRPHGFGEELQDQTFFLQSPISSSSGNRCLFPELAEPLGLHLPSIPDHLQSSEEDSCLSHGRDSHNSRLATQAMVSPPQTIMHLSTPEIAFDGGSLNAGPVSSSESQQSQSCGMEVEKSRLRRRGCSDQVINTLLKARRPGTSNTYHRIWQRFISWAREKNLDPLQPSTPMILEFLQAGLDYGLSLSSLKVQISALSAVLGERWAEDPLIEQFFKAVLRVKPPVKKSSPPWDLPLVLQALSAAPFEPIDQIPLWWLSLKTVFLVAVTSARRVGELQALSVDQPYTIFHEEKVVLRTVPSFLPKVLSRFHVNEPIILPTLPVENGQSSLDVRRCLQVYIDRTKSLRKSQRLFVVPAGSRKGEAAAKSTLSSWIVKTILQAYKEQGRSSPRAVRAHSTRSIAAFWAVEAGVSL, from the exons ATGGGCAAGGTGGAGAATGAGACCGTTTCAAAGTTTTTTCCTCTCTCACTGGAATCGTTATCTTCAGGATTGGTCTCAGATGATTCCCCTGTCTTGGAAGGTGAAGAGACATCTCTTATGGTGGCAGAGTCCCAGCAACCTTCGCAGAGGGTATCCCCTGGCCGAGCCCGAATGGGTGGAAGTCTTCACAGATGCCTCGGGTCAGGGTTGGGGAGCGCATGTAGAAGAGATGGCGATTCAGGGTCAGTGGAGGTCGGACTTGTCTCATCTCCCATCCAACGTCTTGGAGTTGAGAGTGATTCGGGAAGCCTTGGAAGTCCTCAGACCAGTCCTATCAGGGACTTCGGTGAAAATAAGATCGGACAATATGTCAGCAGTGTCCTACATAAGAAAGCAAGGGGgaacaggcagcagcagcagattgATGAGGGAAGTCAGTCCTATCATGAATTGGGCTCAGAGCAATTTGTTGGAGATAACAGCAGTTCATATTCCGGGGGACAAGAATTATCAGGCGGATGCCTTAAGCAGAACCTTGTTCCAGAGAGGAGAATGGGAGCTCAAAACAAGCATCTTCCAATGGATAACCTCTCTGTGGGGCCTTCCCCATATAGACCTCATGGCTTCGGAGAAGAACTACAAGATCAAACATTTTTTCTCCAGAGTCCCATCAGCTCGAGCAGTGGGAATCGATGCCTTTTCCCAGAACTGGCGGAACCTCTGGGCTTACATCTTCCCTCCATTCCCGATCATCTTCAAAGTTCTGAGGAAGATTCTTGTCTCTCACATGGACGTGATAGCCATAATTCCAGATTGGCCACGCAGGCCATGGTATCCCCTCCTCAGACGATTATGCATTTGTCAACCCCTGAGATTGCCTTTGATGGAGGATCTCTTAATGCAGGGCCCGTTTCTTCATCCGAATCTCAGCAGTCTCAATCTTGCGGCATGGAGGTTGAGAAGTCCAGACTTAGGCGACGGGGATGCTCTGACCAAGTGATTAATACTCTGTTGAAGGCCAGGAGGCCTGGAACGTCTAATACTTACCATAGAATATGGCAGCGGTTCATTTCCTGGGCCAGAGAGAAGAATCTTGATCCTTTGCAACCTTCTACACCCATGATTCTGGAGTTTCTGCAAGCAGGCTTAGATTACGGGCTAAGTTTAAGTTCCTTAAAAGTACAGATCTCTGCCTTGTCTGCAGTGTTAGGAGAAAGGTGGGCTGAAGACCCCTTGATAGAGCAATTTTTCAAAGCCGTTTTGAGAGTGAAACCTCCTGTAAAGAAATCCTCTCCACCTTGGGATTTGCCGTTGGTCCTTCAGGCTCTTTCAGCTGCTCCTTTTGAACCCATTGATCAGATTCCTCTCTGGTGGTTATCCCTCAAGACGGTGTTCTTGGTGGCCGTGACTTCAGCAAGAAGAGTTGGGGAGCTGCAAGCTCTGTCTGTAGATCAACCCTATACCATTTTTCATGAAGAAAAAGTTGTGTTAAGAACTGTTCCGTCCTTCTTGCCTAAAGTCCTCTCAAGATTCCATGTTAATGAACCTATTATTTTACCAACCTTACCTGTTGAGAATGGGCAGAGTTCCTTGGATGTTAGGAGATGTCTTCAGGTCTACATCGACAGGACAAAGTCCTTAAGAAAGTCTCAGAGACTCTTCGTGGTACCGGCAGGGTCAAGAAAAGGAGAAGCGGCAGCAAAGTCTACTTTGAGCAGTTGGATTGTTAAAACCATCCTTCAAGCCTACAAGGAACAGGGCAGGTCATCTCCTAGAGCGGTGCGAGCTCACTCAACCAGAAGTATTGCAGCCTTTTGGGCAGTGGAGGCAGGAGTTTCG CTTTAA